One Setaria italica strain Yugu1 chromosome II, Setaria_italica_v2.0, whole genome shotgun sequence DNA segment encodes these proteins:
- the LOC101755204 gene encoding uncharacterized protein At1g04910 — protein sequence MAVDPRQVVAGFLTLSMFVMLGNMIKHDHFSSPGPQLGLEATGAEFNTMKLDDNAEMSNINTGGVENLMDADEEVKPCWTIPSPKTQPSNGYVTFSLTMGPEYHISQITDAVVVARYLGATLVLPDIRGNELGNKRKFQDMYNVDKFMRNLEGVVEVIEELPDEVSAKKPALIRVPNRVTESFITDTIQPIFQTNNYLRLAVIFSSVSLRPRETNNKDLDATACLAMFSGLELKHEYSEVARKMLDGLKELSKKSDGKVLAIDLRTDLLEKKACKTTRGARRKGCYNTDEVLGFLRSVGFSANTTIYLTETWWHKGLNDLKEEFPNTYTKDDIIPAENKGEFLKASNADLARALDLEICSQSDVFVPAIAGLFYGHVTGKRIASGRTQILVPSPSASTQASDFISTYISSKNHLAYKCYC from the exons CTGGGCTTGGAGGCAACAGGTGCAGAGTTTAACACAATGAAGCTTGACGATAATGCTGAAATGAGCAATATCAATACGGGTGGAGTTGAGAACCTAATGGACGCTGATGAGGAGGTTAAACCTTGCTGGACCATACCAAGTCCAA AAACTCAACCATCTAATGGTTACGTGACATTCTCCTTGACTATGGGACCAGAATATCACATCTCACAG ATCACAGATGCTGTGGTTGTTGCAAGGTATCTAGGTGCAACACTTGTACTTCCAGATATAAGAGGAAATGAATTAGGAAACAAGAG AAAATTCCAAGACATGTACAATGTGGATAAATTCATGAGAAACCTGGAAGGTGTTGTGGAAGTAATAGAGGAACTACCTGATGAAGTGAGTGCTAAGAAGCCAGCACTTATTAGAGTACCAAACCGAGTGACTGAAAGCTTCATCACGGACACCATCCAGCCCATCTTCCAAACAAACAACTACTTAAGACTTGCGGTCATTTTCTCCTCAGTGAGTTTAAGACCGAGGGAGACTAATAACAAGGACTTGGATGCGACTGCTTGCCTTGCAATGTTCAGTGGCCTCGAATTGAAACATGAATATTCTGAAGTGGCCAGAAAAATGCTGGATGGTCTTAAAGAATTAAGCAAGAAATCAGATGGGAAGGTCTTGGCAATTGATTTGCGGACCGACTTGCTAGAAAAGAAGGCTTGCAAAACAACCAGAGGCGCTAGAAGAAAAGGCTGCTATAACACTGATGAGGTTTTGGGTTTCCTGAGGAGTGTTGGCTTCTCTGCTAATACAACCATCTACTTGACTGAGACCTGGTGGCACAAAGGCCTCAATGATCTGAAGGAAGAATTTCCAAACACCTATACCAAG GATGACATAATACCAGCTGAGAACAAAGGCGAGTTCCTGAAAGCCAGCAACGCCGACCTAGCGAGGGCTCTGGACCTCGAGATCTGCTCCCAGAGCGACGTGTTCGTCCCAGCCATCGCCGGCCTGTTCTATGGCCACGTGACCGGTAAGAGGATCGCGTCGGGCCGTACCCAAATCCTCGTGCCTTCCCCTAGCGCCTCGACCCAGGCTTCAGACTTCATCTCCACTTACATCTCCAGCAAGAACCACCTCGCATACAAATGCTACTGCTAG